A genomic stretch from Bordetella sp. N includes:
- a CDS encoding SRPBCC domain-containing protein gives MRFEGTFRVPAEPRRVLDAFADIERMVPCMPGASLEGHDEEGLYLGTMTVAFGPKKIRFKGKVRSAVDPQALRGTLDVRGAADMRMPAPAAVHVEYTVTPAADAPAASPASVVTLVSEAELGGVLADFARTGGNAVTQALMEMFARNLADVVAVPQADATPAPPEPGKPVQPSQPRKTQEPSRPSQSLSAFSLLWLLIKAKCSTVFGARRP, from the coding sequence ATGCGCTTCGAGGGAACATTTCGCGTTCCGGCCGAGCCGCGCCGGGTGCTGGACGCTTTCGCCGATATCGAACGCATGGTTCCCTGCATGCCGGGCGCCAGCCTGGAGGGACATGACGAAGAAGGCCTTTACCTGGGCACGATGACCGTCGCCTTTGGGCCGAAGAAGATCCGCTTCAAAGGCAAGGTCCGCAGCGCGGTGGACCCGCAGGCCCTACGCGGCACCCTGGACGTGCGGGGTGCTGCCGACATGCGCATGCCGGCGCCGGCGGCGGTGCATGTGGAATACACGGTGACGCCCGCGGCCGATGCGCCCGCCGCCAGCCCGGCAAGTGTGGTCACCCTGGTGTCCGAAGCCGAGTTGGGCGGCGTCCTGGCGGACTTCGCCCGCACTGGGGGTAATGCGGTGACGCAGGCTTTGATGGAGATGTTCGCCAGGAACCTGGCCGACGTGGTCGCCGTCCCACAGGCGGACGCAACCCCTGCACCGCCGGAGCCAGGCAAACCAGTACAGCCATCGCAGCCGCGGAAAACACAGGAACCATCGCGGCCATCGCAATCCTTATCGGCGTTCAGCCTGCTGTGGCTGCTGATCAAAGCGAAGTGCTCCACGGTGTTCGGCGCTAGACGACCGTAA